One Streptomonospora salina genomic window, CCGCCACCACGCCAGAAGCCCGAGGTCGGCCACCGTCCACAGCACCGCCACCCCGACCCATCCGATCAGCACGTAGGCCGCAACCGAGCAGGCCACGACGGCGACGGAGACGGGGAACTGGAGCGGCAGCAGCACGAGAGCCCGCAGGAAGCGCCAGAGCCACCCGGTGAAGATGCCCGGCGTCTCCACGACCGGACGCTTGGTCTCGAAGTCGGTGATCTGCTCAACGCCGAGCGCGTAAGCGCCGTGCGGGAACACCGTGCCGAACTCCACCGGCAGCGCACCCTGAATCGCCATCGTGTTTCTCCTGTTCATAGACCCGACTGCGGGACAGCGACGTTCGCCGCCCGCAGGAGCGTGCAGCCCTGCGAACGAGAACCGAGACATGTATAGCATGTATCGATCTCAGTATGCGAGGGATAGCGCATCGCTCATGTCTCCTCTGCGGATCGGTCGCTTCTCGGCCCCGGTCGGCCGGTACCTTCAGACGTGTACAAGCATCCGGCACACGCCCGGGACGGGATCACTACATGGCTGGACGTGTTCGGGACGTCTCGGTACTGTGAGCGCGTCCTTAGACGTCCTGCGAACACGGGGCACATGCCGAACGAGAGGTTGCGCGCCGCGCTGCTAGAGCGCGGACTCACGCCCGCAGATCTGGCCGAGGACGTCGGCGTGGACGCCAAGACGGTCGAACGGTGGATCGGCCGCGACCGCACCCCGTACCGGCGCCACCGCTACGACGTCGCCGCCCGCTTGGGCGTGGACGAGACGTTCCTCTGGCCCAAGGCCCTCAGCCCCGAGCAGACCGCCGAGGCGTCCGAGAGCGAGATCCTCACCGTGCACCCGCACCGGTGGACCGTGCCGCGCGACGCGTGGAAGCGGCTCTTCGAGCGCGCGCAAGAGGAGATCGGCGTCCTGGTCTACAGCGGCTTCTTTCTCGCCGAGGACGGCGACATGCACCGCCTACTCAGGCAGAAGGCCGAGGCCGGCGTGCGTGTGCGGTTCCTGCTCGGCGATCCCGACAGCCCGGCCGTGGCCCAGCGCGGCGCGGACGAGGGCATCGACGAGGCCATGGCCGCCAAGATCCGCAACGTGATCGTCCTGTACAAGGAGCTGCGCAGCGTGGACAACGTCGAGTTCCGGCTGCACCGGACCACCCTGTACAACTCGATCTACCGCGCCGACGAGCAACTCCTCGTCAACACCCACGTCTACGGTGCACCGGCCGCCAATGCGCCGGTCTTCCACCTGCGCCACATCGCCGGCGGTGGCATGGTGAGCACGTACCTGGAGAGCTTCGAGCGCGTGTGGAGCGAAGCGACACCGCTGGACTGAGGGAGGCCACCACCCATGCCCAAGCGGATCGACTACTACGACGACCCGCAGGCCCCGCCCCCGAACAGCCTCGTCCCCTCGGTGAACGTGATCGTCGCCAACGAGCGCGACGAGGTGCTGATGATCCGCCGCACCGACAACGGCAACTGGGCGGTACCGGGCGGCGCGATCGATCTCGGCGAGTCCCTGCCCGAGGCCGCCGTGCGCGAGACGCGCGAGGAGACCGGCATCACCTGCGAGATCACGGGAATCTCCGGGACCTACACCGACCCGAGGCACGTCATCCACTACACCAGCGACGACGAAGTCCGGCAGGAGTTCTCGATCGTGCTCACCGCGCGGCCGGTCTCGGGCGAGCCGACCCCGAGCAGCGAGTCCCGCGAAGTCCACTGGATCCCGAAGGCCGAGCTGGAGGGGTACGGGATGGACCGGTCGATGAAGCTGCGCATCAGGCACTACGTGGAAGGCCGGACCGCGCCCTACGTCGGGTGAAATCCGGCCCTCGTCGTAGGGCTACCAGGCTTCGACCCTGCGGACCGCCTTTTCCAGGTCGGGGCGGGAGCGTGTGATCGCACGGTGCACGAGGTCATCGGGCTTGTAGCGCTGCAGGATCTCGTCGAGGCGCCGCTCGGCGGGAAGGTGCGTGCCGTCGGGGCCGGTGGTCATGTCGGAGTAGGTAAGCGCGTTAAGCAGATCGGTCGGCGGAAGCGCGAACTCATCAGCCAGCTCGGCGTACATCCCGCGTTCGTCGGCCTCGACCAGGGCGCCGGAGTGGTGCGCGACCAGCGAGCACAGCGTCTCGTCGACCTGCTCGACGTCGCGCAGGTACCGGGCACCGTCGAGGGGATGGAAGCCGGTCTTGGCGAGGTCGGGTGAGTATCCGATGTCGTGCAGCCACGCGGAGGCTGTGACCAGGTCGGCGTCATCGCCGAGGGCATCGGTCAGTGTTTCGGCTTGCTCGGCTACGCCTTGCGTGTGTGCCCACCGTCGGGGCAACGGCTCTTCCAGAAGGTTCCGCGCGAGATCCCGCGCCCACAGAACATGTCCCACATGTTCAGGCTAACGTGGCGGGCTTTCAGCGCCCCGGTCGCGGACGAAGCGGCCCTTGCCGTGGACGGAAACGACCAGGCCCGAGCCTTCCAGGTCGGACAGGGCTTGACGCGCGGTTCCGCGCGAGACGCCGTAAGCGTGGACCAGCGCGGACTCGCTCGGGAGCGCATCACCAGGCGCCAGATCCCCGAGATCGATCCGGTGCCGTAGTTCGTCGGCGATGCGCCGGTACTGCGGTTGGTGCCCGGAGGAGTCGCCGGCCCCGGCCTCGTCGGGATCGCAGACGACCCGGCCGGTACCGGGAAGCGTGCGGATCAGCCGATCCGCCTCCAGAGCGGCGAGAGCACGGCGAATGGTGCTGCGTGCGACGTGGAACTCTTCGCCGAGCGCAGCCTCAGAGGGCACCGAGGCACCGGGAGCGAGCGCACCGCTGGTGATGCGTTGCCGCAGCGTCTCGGCGATCTGGCTATAGGTGCCCCAAGGGGTTGGTCGAGCGCTCACGTCAGCGGACTCCTCCGGCGGCTAGCTTCACGGACATCCACGAGAGGACATTGGTTCGGCAAGAAGCAGCAGCGATGTCAATCGGCGCTTGCCATCGATTGACATCGCTAGGCAAAGGTTCGCATGGAGTTCGCAAATGTTCGCAGTTGGTGAGCCGCGCGGCCGGTGTGGGAAGGACCAGACGGGCCACCGACCGCGCGGCGGTCTGATCACGTCATCAGCGGTCGTCGAAGCGGTAGCGTCCATCGCCGAAGACGCGCGCTCGGGCGCGGAACCAGCCCGCGGACAAGAGAGAGCGTCCTGCGCCGGGAGGCGGGTCCTCAAGCTGGCGGACGAACTCCTCGATGTCGGGCTCGACGAGCGTCGGCGCGTGGTCGGCGTCGGGCCGACGAACGGTCGCGATCCACAGACTCTCGGTACGCCGGATACTCCAGCGTTCGCCGTACCGGTCCTGGAGCAGCCGCAACAGCGGGTTCTCGTTGGAGGTCACGCCGTCACCGCCTCAGTCCGAGCGATGTCCAGGAGCACCGCCATGCCGAGGCGGTTGCGGTCCGCACGCGCCGCTCCCTCCGCAGTTCCAGGTGCAGCACGTAGGGACGCACCATCGCCGCACGAGGAGGGACAGGGTAGGCCGGCGGATCCGGCGTGACGGGGACCGGTGCGTACGGACGAGGCCGTGCCGCAGAGCGCCGTCGATGCCGTGGACGAGACCGCGCGATAAGGTTCCGCATGTTCCACCTGCTCTCGTCAGGTCGGGACCACGCCCCCGGAGTGTTCGCCGCACTCGCGGGGGTCTTTACCTGCGGAAACCTTCGCTGGGACGAGCGGACATGTGTACCACGTATCGGACTTCTCAAGGGACGTCTTGGGACGTCTTCTGCTAACGTCGGTGTCCCCGAGCCCGGAGGTTGACGCCGTGAACGAGGCTCTGCGCCAGGCCCTGGCCCGATCCCGCCTCACCGACACCGACGCAGCGGCCCGCTTGGGCGTCGACCCCAAGACCGTCCGCCGCTGACTATCCGGCCAGAAGCCCTATGCCCGCCACCGCTGGGCTATGGCCGACCTCGTCGGCGTGCCCGAGGAAGAACTCTGGCCGGAGGTCAGGAAGCGCGACGAACCAGCGGCATCCGCGCTGCCCGCCGGCATCAAGAAGGTCTATCCGCATCGGTGGGAGGTGCCGCAGTCGGTCTGGCGGCAGTTCTTCGAATCCGCCGAGCGCGAGATTGGCGTACTCGTCTACAGCGGCTTGTTCCTAGCCGACGACACCGGAATCCTGCGGATCTTCGAACGCAAGGCAAGGGAAGGAGTCAAGGTCCGGCTCTTGCTCGGTAACCCCGACAGCCCGCACGTTGAGGAGCGCGGACGGGAGGAGGGCATAGGCGAAGCCATGTCCGCCAAGATTCGCAACGCGCTCGTCCTCTACCGGCCGCTACTCAAGATCGGTGGAATCGAATTGCGACTACACGGAACGGTTCTCTATAATTCGATTTATCGAGCAGATACGGAAACTTTCATCAACCCGCACGCATACGGGACTCCAGCCTCGTCAACCCCAATTTTTCACCTCGAAGGTGACTCCAATATAGGCCGCGTCTACCAGACAGCCTTCGAAACGATATGGAACACCTCTTACTAAAATAACCGAAAAAATTTCAGTCTCTAAAGCGCACAGTAATGCATACTTGTTCTCAGTGCGAACGTGTAGGTTCTCGCCCCTCTAGCCAGAAAGCTGATCTTTCCCCCACTCCCTTGAAGCCTGATATGTAAAGCCCTTGAGAAGAGATCAAATACTCCGACCCAACGTGTTGTGGCCCTGCAGTGTGCGATATTCCAAACAAGGCACATGGATTGTCTGGATACAACTCCTCATGAACCCTATCGTCTTTATCGTAAGTCAAAAGCCAATATGCAGGGTTCCGAGTTAGCGCCTTTGCCAGGCGGACATGGTCTTCCCAACTTAGGGTGTTTAGGTAAAGCCTATCCCCTTGCCCTAGATAAGGCGGATCTATATAAGAAAATGTATCCAGAGAGCGTTCCGTAAACTTTTCTACAACCTGCACCCCCTCTTCTTCGCGGACCTCTACTCGGTGACGGTAAGAGCCAACTTTTATTAGCCTTTTTGCGAGTCCTGTTGGATTATATCTCGCATCAATCTTCCATCTTCCCGACTGATCCATCCCACCAATCGGGCCGGCATCGAATATCCCGGATCGGTTGGTCCTGTTCAGGAAAAAAGTGGCGAACGCCAGACCGATTCCACGCGAGTCTGGATCCTGGTAAACCTCACGTTGACGGAACCATTCCTCAACGGTCGGCTTCGTCGCTAACACAAGATCGACGAACTCCTCTGTATCATGAAAAACCGAGCGCCAGAACTGAGCTATTCCACGATTCAGATCGTTCAATACCACGTGGTCTACGACCTCATTGAAAAGCAGGGAAAGCGCCGCTCCCGCGCCTCCTGCATATGGCTCAACATAAACGGTTGGTCTTGGCCGCTGCTCAGAGATGATGCTCTGGAAAATCGGAGCCATCCGCGCCTTACCCCCTGGGTACCTCAGAGGACTAAGATACCTCACCTTCCATCCCCCATTTCTTCGTCGAGCATGGAAAGGAAATGAACATACTTGTCAGAAATGGCGACCAGTTCCGCCACTGTGGGAAAATAATGGTAATTGTGCAGAAACGCGTTCATCGTATTCGCGGAGATCAACGAGTTCCTAGTATCAATCTGGTTTCGTATGTCCTTAAGCTTCACCTCATTATTTTCTGGATCAATATTCGCAAGACACGTCCTGATTCTTTCCTTTAGTTCCTGTCGCTCCTTTGACTTCCAACCATTCGTCTCAATGGCTTCCACTACTACCAACTCTACAACCATACGCGTCAACGCAGCCGCGCTATTCTTGAAGCTCTCTAGCTCAAGCCGTTGTGCCTCCCTCAAAACGTCTTTCGTCCGCCTAGAAGCGTTCTTCAGGCGCAATCCATGAAAAAGTTTAGTTGGCCGAGCAGGCTGGTTCCTCTTTGATCGCTTCTTCCCATTCTGCTGCGGTTTTTCCGGCGGGGCGTCGGGTTCCTCTTCGGTATTTTGTCCACCACTATGGCCACCACCGTACTCTTGCTCCTGAGGTGGCTGCTCCGGTGCCGGATCATTCCGAGCGCCGACGTCGTCGGGGGAAACGGATTTATCTCCGTACTTGTTGTCTCCTTCAGCTCCACCCCCGTCCTTCGGGCGAACCCGACGTTCTGATTCGCCAGTGAGGCTGCCATCAGACTCTTCGGCGTTGTCCGAGTCTTCACCAAGCTCGTTTCGAATTCTTTCGATGTACGCTAGACGCTGCTCTTTCTGTTTAACCTGAGTGACCGTCAATCCGCCAATTAGATCGTCGACTATCTTCTTTAGCCTTACGAGAACCAGCTCAGCCCGATCATGTGTAACGATTTCTGTGCCGTCGATAGAAAACTTGCAATAGGACCTTATGTCTGGGTCCACAATCAAGCGCGCAAACGTAGTTATCTTCTCGTCGACAACCTGCTCAATTCTATTGTACAGCTGGGGATTAGATCCATTTTCTGTTTGCTCAAATAGCCAGTTAATTACTGCGAGTGCACGATATTCACTTGTGCCAGCTTTTGCTTGCCTTCTGATCCGCATGCCCGAGCTCCAGCGGACGATGCCCCGCCCGTCAAGCTCACCACCATGGCGAAGGGTAAGCCAATCTTCGGCTTCTTCTCTACTTTGAACCGCCACACAATTGATTTTACTGACTCGCCCACTAGGAACGCTTTCAAATTTTCGCTTCCATTGCGGGTCCTGACACAGAGCAGGATTATCCGTTAGTTTGATCGCTGCTATCCGCCGGTTCCCCTCCAGTACGACATATCCGGCATCAGACCTTACAACAAGTATGCGATCAAGGGGGTTCAATCCCTCTTCAGAAATACTGACAGCCAAATTATGTATTTTTTCTGGATGTCCACCCAAGAGAGCGGCAATTGCCTCATTCTGTCCTTTGGTTGCCCGGTGACGGGGGTTCCTCGTATCCAGCAGTAGGCTCGAAACTGGGATTTCTACTTCTTCCATTATTCACTTTCGCTGCTGGGGGGCTTCTGCATCCAGGGTAAACTAACACCCACCGCACATAAAGCTCGACAACATGGTACGTCTGATTATATTGCCGAGTTGAGCCATATGGGATCAAGGCGACGGCACTTCGCGCCGTCGCGTCGGCTTGCTGGGGTGTGCTCGGGCTGCGGGCTGGCGCCCGGTCCCGAGCACACCCCAGCCGCCGCACGGCTGACGTGTTAGGACGAACGCCCGCGTCATAGACGCCACAGGCCACGCCATACCTATTGCGACGCGCGGCACTGACAATCCGTTGGCTTCTGGGAAAACTCGCATACCTGACGTTCTGGTCCCCGAGGCACTCGGTCGCGCGACCCTGCCTGTCTTGGGTGGCCGGCACCAACGCGACCGAGCACCTCGGACCGGGGCCGTGGTTGCTCTCGCCTTGGGTTACTGCACTGGTGGTTACGCGCTGCAACAGACGGCGGGCACTCCCGGCGTGCCAGATTCGTGCCAGTCGTAGCGGACGATCATGGGGACTCACGGGGACTCATCCGACGAGCGCGCGCTCCTGCGCAGGTCAGCGAAGCGGCACGTCAGCCGCCAGCCATCGCCTTTGCTTCCCAAGCTGATAGCGCGGGTTCGATTCCCGTCATCCGCTCTGTACGAAAAAGAGCCCTGACCTGCGATATTGAATCGAACGGGTAGGGCTTTTCTCATGCCCAGGGTGCACGCGAGGGTGCACGGCCTCGCGCCGGCGGCCCGCTGTGCAGACTCCATCCCGTCATCCGGCCCCGCGGCGAGGGTGCACGGGACGGCCCCGCCGGCCCCGTGAGCCTTCGGAACTCGCCCCGCACCTGGCTCGCTGGCGGCGCCGCCACCTGAACAGCGCCGGATGCGGGTGGCGGCCGCCGCTCACGGGGGCAGCAGGTCCAAGGCCCGCAGCGTCTGGTCCTTTGATCCGGTCGCCAACCTCGTCCCGTCCGGTGACCAGGGCACCTGAGGGACTCCTGATCTAAGGCTGGGGGGCGCCATGCCGTCGGCCGCCGTCTCAAGCAGGAGCCCGGAGCCGATGACTTTCCGCCTCCGGCAGAGTCACCCCCATGAGCCCCAGCCTCACAGTCGCCCGTTGCAGCTGCTGGACCCCGCAATACCCGATAGGAGAAGGAGCCAGGGATGGCGAAGTTCATCACGATCGGATACGGCGATCGCGCCGGCTACGAAAGCACGGCGGAGGTGGTGCGGGAAGCGGCCCACACCCACGACGCACGACTGCGAGAGGCCGGCGCGGTGATGGGCGCCGCCGGTGATCCGGTCCGAGTACGGAACCACGACGGTGCAGGGACGCGAACGGACGAGGGGCCGTATATGCGCTCGGACCTGCCGGTCGCAGGGTTCGCGTTGATCGAGGCAGCCGACATCGGGGAAGCGACGCGACTGGTCTCGCAGACGCCGTGTGCGGTGGCCCAAGGCGTAGTCGAGATTTGGCCGCTGACCGCGCCTTGACCGGCTTCAGTCCTCGGCCCGGAGAACACAGCCGGGTGCCTCGGCGAGGCGGGCGCGGCGTCTGGCCGGTTACGGTTGTGCGATGACGCCACGGACAGAGCCCATCCGCGTCGCCACGTCCGCCGACGCGGGCGAGGTCGCCGAGCTCCTCGATCGCTTTCAAGCCGAGTTCGACGAGTACACGCCGGGAGCGGCCGCGCTGGCACCCCGCGTCCGCGCACACGTCGAAGACGGACTCAGCGTGTTCCTGGTGGCCGGGCCGCCGCACGTCGGCGTGGCCCAGTTGCGGTTCCGCGAGTACCTGATCACCGGCACCCCGGTGTGCTATCTGGAGGAGCTGTATGTGGTGCCCGACCGCCGCGGGCAGGGCCATGGCCGGATGCTGATGCAAGCCGCGGTGGCCCTCGCCCGCAGACGGGGCGCCACCACGATGGAGTTGGGCACCGCTGCCAGCGACACCGCGGCTCGTTCGTTGTACGAGAGTTTCGGGTTCACCAACCTGGAGCGGGCAGACCGGCCGGAGACGCAGGCGCTCTACTACGAACTCGACCTGTGACGCGTTCACCCGGTCTGTGAACCGCGACCGGATCGCCCCGAATTCCCGCTCCTCTGCGAGTCGCGAGCGGCGGTTGGAAGCGGTCGTTATGGGATCGGTCGGCCTGCGCCCACCCATGCGTCGACGACCTCTTACGCTACGGCCCTCGATTCGAAGGGGCCACGTGATCGAGGAGTTCCTCGCCCAGCGTCCGGTGCGGCCGTTCGATCTCCGTCCAACTGCTGGAGTCGGCGCCGCACCTGTGTGCGTCTCAGCGGCCAGTATACGCAGACGGCCTGGACAGATTCAGGAAACAGGCGGAACACCAGGGGTAGATGCATGATCAGTAGGGCTTTGCTGGGAATCACCGCCGGCACGGTCAGTGGGATTGTTTTCGTGAACTCTGTTTTCGTGTTGGGATGGATTTCAGTCCATACCGGACTCGGTGGAGTTTACCATTCCCCCTTGTTCAGCCTGACCCACCATCCGTCTCTGGGGCATCCTACCCATATCTCGATTCATCCGGTTCCGATCTTCCTGTTCCTTGCTGGAATGGGAGGGGTCGGGTGCGTCTTGGGGTTGACGTTCGGAAAAATAAGGGCAACCGCACGCGACCGCACCAGATCCCGGTGATTCCTTCCGGGCGGTCATGTCGAACCCGGCGAACGGGTGGAGGCCGTCCTCGTCCGCGAATCGAACGAGGAGATCGGGGCAGCGGCCGGAGTGGGAAGGTTCTTCGCTTCACAGGTGTTCCTGTGCAGCCACACCGCCGAGGGAGGCGTGGCGCGGAACTATCCCGGACCCGCCGACAGTGCACCCGCCTCGCCCTCCACGAAGGCCCGAGGCTGAAGAGTCCTGGCGTACGCGGCGATACGGGCGTTCCTGGCGTGGATGAACTCCATGCTCGCCTCCATGAAGCGGCGGTACGTCGCCAGGTCCTGCGGCACTGCCGGGCCGTCGAACTCGTCGAACGGCATCGCGAACCGGACGCGGCCTCCATCGAGCAGATCGTGGAGGAGGAAGTGGTCGATGAACCCTTCGAAGGTCTCGAACAGGGCGAAGAAGTCGGTGTACCGGCCGAGAACGCCGCTGAGTGGACTCGATTGACCTGCGTAGTGGCGGCGGACGCACTCGACTGTGAGGTCGAACCGGTCGGCGATCCGCGGGTGGAAGCCGCGGGCGCCGTTGATCGTCTGCTTGTTTCCGATCTTGTTGCCCGGCCAGATCATCATCCCGCCGATGGTGTAGCCCAGGGTGTGGAACTCCTCGAACTCGCCGTCGCCGAGCTTCGCGACGATGTCCCCCGCCTTGTGCGGGAACGTGGGGATGACGGCGTCGCTGGTGAGCCAGAACCGTCCGTGGTCCGACTCGTGGTCGAGGTAACTACCCGGTCTTCCATCGGCGAGGTCGAAGCGTGTCCCGTCGGGCAGCGTTTTACTCCAAAGCGCTCGGTGGTAGCGGTGCAGTGTGTCGCTGTGGGCATCGGGGTCTTTGCCTGGGGGCGTGTCGGTCTGGACGTCATACGTCGTGTCGATCACGCGGTCGTCCAGCGGGCGCGACCTGCTCGGAGGTCGCGTCGCAGGTCCGGAGGCGCTGCGTGCGGCCTCGGCACGGGCGAAATGGTCGGGGCAGTAGATCCGTAGATGCCCCTTCGGTTGCCCGGCGTTCCGGTGCTTGATGACCATCAACCGGTCAGCGGGAAGGACGGC contains:
- a CDS encoding DUF5919 domain-containing protein, whose product is MPNERLRAALLERGLTPADLAEDVGVDAKTVERWIGRDRTPYRRHRYDVAARLGVDETFLWPKALSPEQTAEASESEILTVHPHRWTVPRDAWKRLFERAQEEIGVLVYSGFFLAEDGDMHRLLRQKAEAGVRVRFLLGDPDSPAVAQRGADEGIDEAMAAKIRNVIVLYKELRSVDNVEFRLHRTTLYNSIYRADEQLLVNTHVYGAPAANAPVFHLRHIAGGGMVSTYLESFERVWSEATPLD
- a CDS encoding NUDIX domain-containing protein, coding for MPKRIDYYDDPQAPPPNSLVPSVNVIVANERDEVLMIRRTDNGNWAVPGGAIDLGESLPEAAVRETREETGITCEITGISGTYTDPRHVIHYTSDDEVRQEFSIVLTARPVSGEPTPSSESREVHWIPKAELEGYGMDRSMKLRIRHYVEGRTAPYVG
- a CDS encoding HD domain-containing protein produces the protein MGHVLWARDLARNLLEEPLPRRWAHTQGVAEQAETLTDALGDDADLVTASAWLHDIGYSPDLAKTGFHPLDGARYLRDVEQVDETLCSLVAHHSGALVEADERGMYAELADEFALPPTDLLNALTYSDMTTGPDGTHLPAERRLDEILQRYKPDDLVHRAITRSRPDLEKAVRRVEAW
- a CDS encoding GntR family transcriptional regulator, producing the protein MSARPTPWGTYSQIAETLRQRITSGALAPGASVPSEAALGEEFHVARSTIRRALAALEADRLIRTLPGTGRVVCDPDEAGAGDSSGHQPQYRRIADELRHRIDLGDLAPGDALPSESALVHAYGVSRGTARQALSDLEGSGLVVSVHGKGRFVRDRGAESPPR
- a CDS encoding XRE family transcriptional regulator, with product MADLVGVPEEELWPEVRKRDEPAASALPAGIKKVYPHRWEVPQSVWRQFFESAEREIGVLVYSGLFLADDTGILRIFERKAREGVKVRLLLGNPDSPHVEERGREEGIGEAMSAKIRNALVLYRPLLKIGGIELRLHGTVLYNSIYRADTETFINPHAYGTPASSTPIFHLEGDSNIGRVYQTAFETIWNTSY
- a CDS encoding DNA adenine methylase; translation: MRYLSPLRYPGGKARMAPIFQSIISEQRPRPTVYVEPYAGGAGAALSLLFNEVVDHVVLNDLNRGIAQFWRSVFHDTEEFVDLVLATKPTVEEWFRQREVYQDPDSRGIGLAFATFFLNRTNRSGIFDAGPIGGMDQSGRWKIDARYNPTGLAKRLIKVGSYRHRVEVREEEGVQVVEKFTERSLDTFSYIDPPYLGQGDRLYLNTLSWEDHVRLAKALTRNPAYWLLTYDKDDRVHEELYPDNPCALFGISHTAGPQHVGSEYLISSQGLYISGFKGVGERSAFWLEGREPTRSH
- a CDS encoding YciI family protein: MAKFITIGYGDRAGYESTAEVVREAAHTHDARLREAGAVMGAAGDPVRVRNHDGAGTRTDEGPYMRSDLPVAGFALIEAADIGEATRLVSQTPCAVAQGVVEIWPLTAP
- a CDS encoding GNAT family N-acetyltransferase: MTPRTEPIRVATSADAGEVAELLDRFQAEFDEYTPGAAALAPRVRAHVEDGLSVFLVAGPPHVGVAQLRFREYLITGTPVCYLEELYVVPDRRGQGHGRMLMQAAVALARRRGATTMELGTAASDTAARSLYESFGFTNLERADRPETQALYYELDL
- a CDS encoding DUF6994 family protein — protein: MDDERDLIAYNEPRVLGEVIPDRNADDPEYRKCSTCSAVLPADRLMVIKHRNAGQPKGHLRIYCPDHFARAEAARSASGPATRPPSRSRPLDDRVIDTTYDVQTDTPPGKDPDAHSDTLHRYHRALWSKTLPDGTRFDLADGRPGSYLDHESDHGRFWLTSDAVIPTFPHKAGDIVAKLGDGEFEEFHTLGYTIGGMMIWPGNKIGNKQTINGARGFHPRIADRFDLTVECVRRHYAGQSSPLSGVLGRYTDFFALFETFEGFIDHFLLHDLLDGGRVRFAMPFDEFDGPAVPQDLATYRRFMEASMEFIHARNARIAAYARTLQPRAFVEGEAGALSAGPG